A single genomic interval of Xiphophorus couchianus chromosome 2, X_couchianus-1.0, whole genome shotgun sequence harbors:
- the LOC114156738 gene encoding uncharacterized protein LOC114156738 isoform X1, translated as MAALFGCGEAEVWRRVYEKYWDVVEATAKAKKPKLLQLDKCFKASCLIRYQEELPALILSRPDKHITLSELKMLMEWKLTRGKFRPRLQQLAASNGEDAVQKRSRTALGLLPDVPAAIAELSGLKGVGPATASAVLAAAAPALTAFMSDEAAESVPGLQPVQYTAKHYALYLDKMAAQAAKLNRVDPQQDWTPHRLELCLWATATKLQLPVLEDLKGGDTQTSDCDQRPTKKLKTA; from the exons ATGGCCGCCCTGTTCGGCTGCGGGGAAGCGGAAGTATGGAGGAGAGTTTACGAGAAGTACTGGGACGTGGTAGAGGCGACGGCCAAAGCCAAGAAGCCGAAACTACTGCAGCTTGACAAATG ctttaaggctAGCTGTCTGATCAGGTACCAGGAGGAATTGCCGGCGCTGATTTTGAGTCGACCCGACAAACACATCACTCTGTCAGAGCTGAAGATGCTAATGGAGTGGAAGCTAACG AGGGGGAAGTTCAGGCCgaggctgcagcagctggcGGCCTCCAACGGCGAGGACGCCGTCCAGAAACGCTCCAGAACGGCGCTGGGCCTCCTGCCCGACGTTCCGGCGGCCATCGCTGAGCTCAGCGGCCTGAAAGGCGTCGGCCCCGCCACAGCCTCAG CGGTGTTGGCAGCAGCGGCTCCGGCTCTGACTGCGTTCATGTCTGATGAAGCAGCGGAGAGCGTTCCTGGGCTGCAGCCCGTCCAGTACACCGCCAAGCACTACGCCCTCTACCTGGACAAAATGGCCGCCCAGGCTGCCAAACTAAACCGAG TGGATCCGCAGCAGGACTGGACGCCTCACAGGCTGGAGTTGTGTTTGTGGGCGACGGCGACCaagctgcagcttcctgttctGGAGGATCTGAAGGGCGGCGACACGCAGACCTCAGACTGCGACCAGAGGCCAACCAAGAAACttaaaactgcttaa
- the LOC114156738 gene encoding uncharacterized protein LOC114156738 isoform X2: MAALFGCGEAEVWRRVYEKYWDVVEATAKAKKPKLLQLDKWYQEELPALILSRPDKHITLSELKMLMEWKLTRGKFRPRLQQLAASNGEDAVQKRSRTALGLLPDVPAAIAELSGLKGVGPATASAVLAAAAPALTAFMSDEAAESVPGLQPVQYTAKHYALYLDKMAAQAAKLNRVDPQQDWTPHRLELCLWATATKLQLPVLEDLKGGDTQTSDCDQRPTKKLKTA; this comes from the exons ATGGCCGCCCTGTTCGGCTGCGGGGAAGCGGAAGTATGGAGGAGAGTTTACGAGAAGTACTGGGACGTGGTAGAGGCGACGGCCAAAGCCAAGAAGCCGAAACTACTGCAGCTTGACAAATG GTACCAGGAGGAATTGCCGGCGCTGATTTTGAGTCGACCCGACAAACACATCACTCTGTCAGAGCTGAAGATGCTAATGGAGTGGAAGCTAACG AGGGGGAAGTTCAGGCCgaggctgcagcagctggcGGCCTCCAACGGCGAGGACGCCGTCCAGAAACGCTCCAGAACGGCGCTGGGCCTCCTGCCCGACGTTCCGGCGGCCATCGCTGAGCTCAGCGGCCTGAAAGGCGTCGGCCCCGCCACAGCCTCAG CGGTGTTGGCAGCAGCGGCTCCGGCTCTGACTGCGTTCATGTCTGATGAAGCAGCGGAGAGCGTTCCTGGGCTGCAGCCCGTCCAGTACACCGCCAAGCACTACGCCCTCTACCTGGACAAAATGGCCGCCCAGGCTGCCAAACTAAACCGAG TGGATCCGCAGCAGGACTGGACGCCTCACAGGCTGGAGTTGTGTTTGTGGGCGACGGCGACCaagctgcagcttcctgttctGGAGGATCTGAAGGGCGGCGACACGCAGACCTCAGACTGCGACCAGAGGCCAACCAAGAAACttaaaactgcttaa
- the wdr24 gene encoding GATOR2 complex protein WDR24, translating into MEKMSRVTTALGSSSITGRTMFCHLDAPANAISVCRDAAQVVVAGRNIFKIYALEEEQFVEKLNLRVGRKPSLNFSCADVMWHQMEENLLATAATNGAVVTWNLGKPSRNKQDQLFTEHKRTVNKVCFHPTEAYMLLSGSQDGFMKCFDLRKKESVSTFSGQSESVRDVQFSMKDYFTFAASFENGNVQLWDIRRPDRYERMFTAHTGPVFCCDWHPDDRGWLATGGRDKMVKVWDMTTNRAKEIYCVQTIASVARVKWRPEKKFHLATCSMMVDHNIYVWDIRRPFIPFATFEEHKDVTTGIVWRHQHDPQYLLSGSKDSTLYQHMFKDATRPVDKANPEGLCFGLMGDLAFAVNESLVSSDGGRKPYPGGDRRYPFFSFKKPNPTEQFAHVSSALSVFETDLDSSRMDWFVKTAQLYLLSGKPFTELCDHNATVARELKRPQVSTTWTMLRIMFSDPAPGPNHSLSKLGGLPLMNSFSMKEMGPESRLERCKGESRQDNIHLEPGNSHISNNNEENEETEGSDGPTEYMFGDAELDDDDLYPLEHDNQTVAEEPMYTLPPEAFQLRHEIIDNPSVPEHLQQDKADSPHVSGNEAEVACLTPIESFSLISISQPLYSPHLHANFFCPIVREMLSHYAERGDVQMAVSVLIVLGEKIRKEIDDLTQEHWYMSYIDLLQRFELWNVSNEVIKLSTCSAITCLNQTSTTLHINCSNCKRPMSNKGWICDRCRQCASACAVCHHVVKGLFVWCQGCSHGGHLEHIMNWLKNNSHCPAGCGHLCEYT; encoded by the exons ATGGAGAAAATGTCTCGGGTCACGACGGCCCtcggcagcagcagcatcaccgGCCGAACCATGTTCTGCCACCTGGACGCTCCAGCCAACGCCATCAGCGTGTGCCGGGACGCCGCCCAGGTGGTCGTCGCCGGGCGCAACATCTTCAAGATCTACGCCCTGGAGGAGGAGCAGTTTGTGGAGAAGCTGAACCTGCGCGTCGGCCGCAAACCGTCGCTGAACTTCAGCTGCGCCGACGTCATGTGGCACCAGATGGAGGAGAACCTGCTGGCCACGGCCGCCACCAACGGCGCCGTGGTCACCTGGAACCTAGGCAAGCCGTCACGCAACAAGCAGGATCAGCTGTTCACGGAGCACAAACGCACCGTCAACAAGGTGTGCTTCCACCCGACGGAGGCCTACATGCTGCTGAGCGGCTCGCAGGACGGCTTCATGAAATGCTTCGATCTGCGCAAGAAGGAGTCAGTCAGCACCTTCTCAG GTCAGTCGGAGAGCGTGAGGGACGTCCAGTTCAGCATGAAGGACTATTTCACCTTCGCTGCTTCCTTTGAAAACGGGAACGTCCAGCTGTGGGACATCAGGCGGCCGGATCGCTACGAGCGGATGTTCACGGCTCACACCGGCCCCGTGTTCTGCTGCGACTGGCATCCCGATGACAG GGGTTGGCTGGCCACTGGCGGCAGAGACAAGATGGTGAAGGTTTGGGACATGACCACCAACCGCGCCAAGGAGATCTACTGCGTCCAGACCATCGCGTCGGTGGCTCGCGTCAAATGGCGCCCGGAAAAGAAGTTCCACCTGGCCACCTGCTCCATGATGGTGGACCACAACATCTACGTATGGGACATCCGCAGACCTTTCATCCCCTTCGCCACCTTTGAGGAGCATAAAGATGTGACCACTGGGATCGTGTGGCGCCACCAGCATGACCCCCAGTACCTGCTGTCCGGCTCCAAGGACAGCACGCTCTACCAGCACATGTTCAAAGACGCCACGCGGCCCGTGGACAAGGCCAACCCCGAGGGCCTGTGCTTCGGCCTGATGGGCGACCTGGCCTTCGCCGTCAACGAGAGTCTGGTTAGCAGCGACGGCGGCAGGAAGCCGTACCCTGGAGGCGACCGCCGCTACCCGTTCTTTTCCTTCAAGAAGCCCAACCCGACGGAGCAGTTCGCCCACGTGTCCAGCGCTCTGAGCGTTTTTGAGACGGACTTGGACAGCAGCCGCATGGACTGGTTCGTAAAGACGGCACAACTCTACCTCCTCAGTGGGAAGCCGTTTACGGAGCTGTGTGACCATAATGCTACGGTGGCCCGGGAGCTCAAACGACCGCAG GTTTCAACAACATGGACGATGCTGAGAATCATGTTTTCTGACCCGGCACCCGGTCCAAACCACAGCCTCAGTAAACTGGGCGGTTTACCACTAATGAACAG TTTCAGCATGAAAGAAATGGGTCCGGAGAGCAGACTGGAGCGCTGCAAAGGCGAAAGCCGGCAGGATAACATCCACCTGGAGCCGGGCAACTCGCACATCAGCAACAACAACGAAG AGAACGAGGAGACGGAGGGCAGCGACGGCCCCACAGAGTACATGTTTGGAGACGCAGAGCTGGATGACGACGACCTTTACCCCCTGGAGCACGACAACCAAACGG TGGCGGAGGAGCCGATGTACACGCTGCCTCCAGAGGCCTTCCAGCTGCGCCACGAGATCATCGACAACCCGTCGGTACCGGAGCACCTGCAGCAGGACAAGGCTGACTCGCCGCACGTCAGCGGCAACGAGGCGGAAGTCGCCTGCCTGACGCCCATCGAGTCGTTCTCGCTCATATCCATTTCCCAGCCACTGTACAGCCCGCACTTACACGCCAACTTCTTCTGCCCCATCGTGCGCGAGATGCTGAGCCACTACGCCGAGCGCGGCGACGTGCAGATGGCCGTGTCCGTGCTCATCGTGTTGGGGGAGAAGATTCGCAAGGAGATCGACGACCTCACTCAG GAACACTGGTACATGTCCTACATAGACCTGCTGCAGCGGTTCGAACTGTGGAACGTTTCCAACGAGGTCATCAAGCTGAGTACCTGCAGCGCCATCACCTGCCTCAACCAGACCTCCACCACTCTGCACATCAACTGCAGCAACTGCAAGCGGCCAATGAGCAACAAGGGATGGATCTGTGACAG GTGTCGCCAGTGTGCCAGTGCGTGCGCAGTGTGCCACCATGTGGTGAAGGGACTCTTCGTCTGGTGCCAGGGCTGCAGCCACGGCGGACACCTGGAGCACATCATGAACTGGCTGAAGAACAACTCTCACTGCCCTGCGGGATGCGGCCACCTGTGTGAATACACCTGA